In Collimonas arenae, a single genomic region encodes these proteins:
- a CDS encoding helix-turn-helix domain-containing protein — translation MSIVITLDVMLAKRKAKSKDLAAAIGITEQNLSLLKQGKVKGVRLETLEAICRYLDCQPGDLLSYEPDSQTSQAAEE, via the coding sequence ATGAGTATCGTGATTACGCTGGACGTCATGCTGGCAAAACGCAAGGCGAAATCGAAAGACCTGGCTGCAGCAATCGGCATTACCGAACAAAACCTGTCGCTGCTGAAACAAGGCAAGGTGAAAGGCGTACGGCTGGAAACCCTGGAGGCAATTTGCCGCTACCTTGATTGCCAGCCGGGCGACTTGCTGAGCTACGAGCCGGACAGCCAGACGTCGCAAGCTGCCGAAGAATAA
- a CDS encoding transposase — MNGTTIFTEKTTIFTEKFTWLTSKKIMKELRDDQWQKLAPMLHGKDGDPGAKGRNNRLFINAVLWISSEKRQWIDIPLHFGNWNTVYMRFRRWNEDGNWHKLAVKLQDDPELSALFGDIARYGEQCYRQLKNKTSRRSSREIYQNHIKHAVGKKLRGQEEDDSTLHWLRLVSG, encoded by the coding sequence ATGAACGGCACCACAATATTTACCGAAAAAACCACAATATTTACCGAAAAATTTACCTGGCTCACCAGCAAGAAAATCATGAAAGAACTTCGAGACGATCAGTGGCAAAAATTAGCGCCTATGCTGCACGGAAAAGATGGAGATCCCGGCGCCAAAGGCCGCAATAACAGGTTATTCATCAACGCTGTATTGTGGATCTCAAGCGAAAAGCGGCAGTGGATCGACATACCGCTTCACTTTGGCAACTGGAATACCGTTTACATGCGATTCCGGCGCTGGAACGAAGATGGCAACTGGCACAAGCTGGCCGTCAAATTACAGGATGACCCCGAGCTGTCGGCACTATTCGGCGACATCGCGCGCTACGGTGAACAATGCTACCGGCAGCTGAAGAATAAAACTTCCCGCAGAAGCAGCCGGGAAATCTATCAAAATCATATAAAGCATGCTGTCGGTAAAAAATTGCGCGGCCAGGAGGAAGATGATTCAACCTTGCATTGGCTTCGATTAGTGAGCGGATAG
- a CDS encoding ATP-binding protein — protein sequence MRGLAVYENYKSKSETEELQIAKRIKMFVFASEELDENEREHVLALSDNVDIELSLVKDAEHAVSTNPSLTAAIKEELDADRSVLVAGQTGCKERKRHGSHFLTSQRECQAAYIGLKTGDILKAKFWVLRPGLKWTPHPSTPVSFFLLLIACLAYLVARMTARPIRHLANAAGELGRDIERPPLDEGGPTEVRRAAIAFNAMQARIKQQIQHRTNILAAITHDLQTPLTRLRLRMEKVGDGELRDKLVQDLGVMQSMVREGLDLARSADSTEPMQKLDIDSLLDSVCADATDAGQDARLEGRTGASIMAQPNTLRRCLTNLVDNAIKYGHYARLRVVREESEIVIRIRDAGPGVPAEHMEAIFVPFFRLETSRSRNTGGTGLGLTIARNIAENHRGRLQLRNHPDGGLEATLRFPARS from the coding sequence ATGCGCGGATTAGCTGTCTACGAAAACTACAAATCCAAATCGGAAACAGAAGAACTGCAGATCGCCAAACGCATAAAAATGTTTGTCTTCGCCAGCGAAGAACTGGATGAAAATGAGCGCGAGCACGTATTGGCGCTCAGCGACAATGTCGATATTGAATTGAGCCTGGTGAAAGACGCTGAACATGCCGTCAGCACTAATCCGTCGCTGACCGCAGCGATCAAAGAGGAGCTGGATGCTGACCGTAGCGTGCTGGTCGCCGGGCAGACCGGATGTAAAGAAAGAAAGCGGCATGGCTCGCATTTCCTCACTAGCCAGCGCGAATGCCAGGCGGCTTATATTGGCCTGAAAACCGGCGATATTCTTAAAGCGAAATTCTGGGTACTGCGGCCGGGTCTGAAATGGACACCGCATCCTTCGACTCCCGTCAGTTTTTTTCTGCTGCTGATTGCTTGCCTGGCATATCTCGTGGCCCGCATGACTGCGCGGCCGATCCGCCATCTGGCCAATGCCGCCGGCGAATTGGGCCGTGACATCGAGCGGCCGCCGCTGGATGAAGGCGGGCCAACTGAAGTGCGGCGGGCCGCCATCGCCTTCAATGCCATGCAAGCGCGCATCAAACAACAGATCCAGCATCGCACCAACATCCTGGCGGCGATTACGCATGATTTGCAAACGCCATTGACCAGGTTGCGCCTGCGCATGGAAAAAGTCGGCGATGGGGAACTGCGCGACAAACTAGTGCAGGACCTGGGAGTCATGCAGAGCATGGTGCGCGAAGGGCTGGATCTTGCGCGCAGTGCGGATTCAACTGAACCGATGCAAAAGCTCGATATCGATTCTTTGCTCGACAGCGTTTGCGCCGATGCCACCGACGCCGGCCAGGATGCCCGGCTGGAAGGGCGTACCGGCGCCTCGATCATGGCGCAGCCGAATACCTTGCGGCGCTGCCTGACCAACCTGGTCGACAATGCTATCAAGTATGGCCATTACGCGCGGTTGCGGGTCGTGCGTGAAGAGAGTGAAATCGTCATCAGGATTCGCGATGCCGGACCGGGTGTTCCGGCAGAACATATGGAAGCGATATTCGTGCCGTTTTTCCGGCTTGAGACGTCACGTTCGCGCAATACCGGCGGCACCGGGCTGGGGCTCACCATCGCACGCAATATCGCCGAGAATCATCGCGGTCGGCTGCAACTGCGCAATCATCCCGATGGCGGCCTGGAAGCAACGTTGCGATTTCCGGCAAGAAGCTGA
- a CDS encoding universal stress protein yields MYRKILVAYNGSPESRSALQECIQLRPPASTEIHLLAVIHFSPHGMAGGYAPEIACTTRTQWMRQELEEGQALMVAAGLNPVTHLEIGEPVDVISTLADQLKIGLVIVGHSRRKTLAMRWWRGDTDALLVERLNCSILVALHV; encoded by the coding sequence ATGTACCGGAAAATTTTGGTTGCCTATAACGGTTCGCCGGAGAGCCGCTCGGCTTTGCAAGAATGTATTCAACTCCGTCCGCCTGCATCGACGGAAATCCATCTGCTGGCGGTGATTCACTTTTCTCCTCATGGCATGGCTGGAGGGTATGCCCCTGAAATCGCTTGCACTACCAGGACGCAATGGATGCGGCAGGAGTTGGAGGAGGGGCAGGCACTGATGGTCGCCGCTGGTCTGAATCCGGTCACCCATCTGGAAATAGGCGAGCCTGTCGACGTTATCAGCACGCTGGCCGACCAGTTGAAGATCGGGCTTGTTATCGTCGGGCATTCTCGCCGCAAGACATTGGCCATGCGCTGGTGGCGGGGCGACACGGACGCCTTGCTGGTCGAAAGGCTCAATTGCAGCATTCTCGTTGCCCTCCATGTCTGA
- a CDS encoding MlaE family ABC transporter permease, whose protein sequence is MATATTAPRLERKLDPDGSSTIEVSGTWLLRAILPDVATLRPQLAQYAKDGSAKWDLRSVQQLDAAGALFLWRMWGRRRPEIILKPEYENMFDTLATKPVPAPPVVSRDWLEPLLELGQSLLSLSKNLYAITVLAGNLLLDCLYLLRHPADIPWREISANIHRTGSQALAITALVGFLVGVVLSYLSSIQLKNYGADVFIINILGLGIVRELGPILAAILVAGRSGSSMTAQLGVMRVTRELDALSAMGISHTQRLVLPKVLALAITLPLLIIWSDAAALVGGMLSAYLQLGIGYQQFLHGLPAAVPLANLWLGLCKGSVFGMLVALIACHYGLQIKPNTESLGASTTDSVVTSITIVIIVDAIFAVIFSNVGF, encoded by the coding sequence ATGGCAACAGCCACGACCGCGCCACGCTTGGAACGCAAGCTTGATCCTGACGGCTCGAGCACGATTGAAGTCAGCGGCACCTGGCTGCTGCGTGCGATCCTGCCGGATGTCGCAACGCTACGACCGCAGCTAGCGCAATACGCTAAAGATGGCAGTGCGAAATGGGATCTGCGCAGCGTCCAGCAACTGGATGCCGCCGGCGCTCTTTTCCTGTGGCGGATGTGGGGCCGGCGGCGGCCGGAGATCATACTCAAGCCGGAATACGAGAACATGTTCGATACCCTTGCCACGAAGCCGGTTCCGGCGCCGCCGGTAGTGTCGCGGGATTGGCTGGAACCCTTGCTGGAACTTGGACAGAGCTTGTTGTCGCTCAGTAAAAACCTGTATGCGATCACCGTTTTGGCCGGCAATCTCCTGCTCGACTGCCTGTACCTGTTACGCCATCCGGCTGACATTCCATGGCGCGAAATATCTGCAAACATACATCGCACTGGCAGCCAGGCGCTGGCGATTACAGCCCTGGTGGGATTCCTGGTTGGCGTCGTGCTGAGTTATCTGTCATCCATCCAATTAAAAAACTATGGCGCAGACGTTTTCATCATCAATATTCTCGGGCTTGGCATCGTCCGGGAGCTGGGGCCAATACTGGCGGCGATCCTGGTCGCCGGCCGCTCAGGCTCTTCCATGACGGCGCAGCTTGGCGTCATGCGCGTCACCCGCGAACTGGACGCCTTGTCGGCAATGGGCATTTCACACACGCAAAGGCTGGTGTTGCCAAAGGTATTGGCGCTGGCGATCACGCTACCCCTGCTGATCATCTGGAGCGACGCGGCGGCCCTGGTCGGCGGTATGTTGTCGGCCTATCTGCAGTTGGGCATTGGTTATCAGCAATTCCTGCACGGCTTGCCCGCAGCTGTGCCGCTCGCCAACCTGTGGCTCGGCTTGTGCAAAGGATCCGTATTCGGCATGCTGGTGGCGTTGATTGCCTGCCACTACGGCTTGCAGATCAAGCCGAACACCGAAAGCCTGGGGGCCAGCACCACCGACTCGGTTGTCACGTCCATCACCATTGTCATCATTGTCGATGCGATCTTTGCGGTAATCTTTTCGAACGTGGGGTTTTGA
- a CDS encoding ABC transporter ATP-binding protein, giving the protein MATDNVIDIDSVWTQYGDIVIHRDLTLGVHYGEVMAIIGGSGSGKTTLLRLMLGLEGPSRGTIKVFGVPLQGCAAGDLRQTRNRWGVLFQEGALFSALSVFDNVALPLRELKALPEDVIRELVMMKLDLVEIDTISVNKMPAELSGGMVKRVALARALALNPELLFLDEPTAGLDPERSHGFVQLIESLRRALNLTVVMVTHDVDTLLALSDRVAVLANQQLLTVGPLWEIVQNKDPFVQNFFLGHGKRCEQENIKDFRDKMAVRLHAA; this is encoded by the coding sequence ATGGCCACAGACAACGTCATCGACATCGACTCCGTGTGGACCCAATACGGCGATATCGTGATTCACCGTGACCTTACGCTCGGCGTGCATTACGGCGAAGTGATGGCCATTATCGGCGGCTCCGGCAGCGGCAAGACCACCTTGCTGCGTCTTATGCTGGGACTGGAGGGGCCAAGCCGCGGGACAATCAAGGTGTTTGGCGTTCCCTTACAAGGTTGCGCTGCCGGCGACCTGCGCCAGACCCGCAATCGCTGGGGCGTCCTGTTCCAGGAAGGCGCGCTGTTTTCGGCGTTAAGCGTCTTCGACAACGTCGCCTTGCCGCTGCGGGAACTGAAGGCGTTGCCGGAAGATGTAATCCGCGAACTGGTGATGATGAAACTGGACCTGGTCGAGATAGACACCATAAGCGTCAACAAGATGCCGGCCGAGCTGTCCGGCGGCATGGTCAAACGCGTTGCTCTTGCACGTGCGTTGGCGCTCAATCCTGAATTGTTGTTCCTGGACGAACCTACGGCTGGACTGGACCCTGAACGCAGCCATGGCTTCGTGCAACTGATTGAATCGTTGCGCCGCGCATTGAATCTGACTGTCGTCATGGTCACACACGATGTGGATACCCTGCTGGCGCTCTCCGACCGGGTTGCAGTACTGGCGAACCAGCAGTTGCTGACGGTAGGCCCACTATGGGAAATAGTGCAGAACAAGGATCCCTTTGTACAGAATTTCTTCCTTGGGCACGGAAAGCGCTGCGAGCAGGAAAACATCAAGGATTTCCGCGACAAAATGGCGGTCCGCCTGCATGCCGCATAA
- a CDS encoding MlaD family protein: MENRAHALSAGLFLVLLCVGLIFVAIRLNGDTADQQDYLLVSRTPVSGLNRNAPVRLRGVDVGKVKDIQFSASDPHVILIKIGVDKGTPVNQGTYAQLSYLGITGLSFVQLDDDGGKPAKLVLNSDGIGRIEMRPSFFDQVGNSGQELLRDTGQAAKRVNKLLDDENLEQLSLTIANLKTASGRIADLAAELQPTVKALPAISTHTDKALARMDPLLANLNTLTQEVHARVGTLDRIGKTADDLDQTSQDLKDSLPQLHVMVGDFSRSSRTLDRVLSDIQQQPQSLLFGKSPAAPGPGENGFLAPTAAR; encoded by the coding sequence ATGGAAAACCGTGCCCATGCCCTGTCCGCCGGACTGTTCCTGGTGCTGCTTTGCGTCGGACTCATATTTGTGGCGATCAGGCTGAACGGCGACACCGCAGACCAGCAGGATTACCTGCTGGTCTCCAGGACGCCGGTATCCGGCCTGAATCGCAATGCGCCGGTGCGGTTGCGAGGCGTGGACGTAGGCAAAGTCAAAGACATCCAGTTTTCTGCCAGCGACCCGCATGTCATCTTGATCAAGATCGGCGTCGACAAGGGAACGCCCGTCAATCAAGGCACCTACGCGCAGTTGAGTTATCTCGGCATCACCGGGCTTTCCTTCGTGCAGCTGGACGACGACGGCGGCAAACCGGCAAAGCTCGTGCTCAATTCCGACGGCATTGGCCGCATCGAAATGCGGCCCTCTTTCTTCGACCAGGTGGGCAATTCCGGACAAGAATTGTTGCGCGATACAGGCCAGGCGGCAAAGCGCGTCAACAAACTGCTGGATGATGAAAACCTGGAACAGCTATCGCTCACGATTGCCAATCTCAAAACCGCTTCCGGCCGCATCGCCGATCTCGCCGCCGAACTGCAGCCGACGGTCAAGGCGCTACCGGCCATCAGCACGCACACCGACAAAGCCTTGGCGCGCATGGATCCTCTGCTCGCCAATCTGAACACTCTTACCCAAGAGGTACATGCGCGCGTAGGCACGCTGGATCGTATCGGGAAAACTGCTGACGACCTGGATCAGACCAGCCAGGATCTGAAAGATTCGCTGCCGCAACTGCACGTCATGGTCGGCGATTTTTCCCGTAGTTCACGTACGCTGGACCGTGTGTTGTCGGACATCCAGCAACAACCGCAAAGCCTGTTGTTCGGAAAATCGCCGGCAGCGCCGGGGCCGGGCGAGAATGGATTTTTGGCGCCAACCGCAGCCCGTTGA
- a CDS encoding A24 family peptidase encodes MQEFHALLELLSMLVTTPRTAVLFILLIVAAVSDFRTYKIPNWLTASGTIFGLAYSTVAPVSPQAGFLWAIEGLLLGLFMMLPFYALRATGAGDVKLMAMVGAFIGVPHIFYAVIFTFLAGGIAALGFALFHRTLGRMLNNVRSIVQVMTLSAIGGTRPDAGMAASNSVGKLPYGVSIGIGTVGYMVARQLGYL; translated from the coding sequence ATGCAAGAATTCCACGCCCTACTTGAACTGCTCTCCATGCTGGTCACAACGCCACGCACAGCAGTCTTGTTCATCTTGCTGATTGTTGCTGCGGTAAGCGATTTTCGCACCTACAAGATCCCCAACTGGCTAACGGCAAGCGGCACGATCTTCGGCCTGGCTTACAGCACGGTTGCCCCCGTTTCGCCACAAGCCGGTTTTCTATGGGCCATCGAAGGTTTGCTGCTCGGCCTTTTCATGATGCTGCCGTTCTATGCACTCAGGGCGACGGGGGCCGGCGACGTAAAACTGATGGCAATGGTTGGCGCTTTCATCGGTGTTCCACACATTTTTTATGCAGTGATTTTCACATTTTTGGCAGGCGGAATAGCAGCGCTGGGATTTGCGCTGTTTCACCGGACCCTGGGACGCATGCTGAACAACGTCAGGAGCATTGTCCAGGTAATGACGTTATCGGCAATTGGCGGTACCCGGCCAGACGCCGGTATGGCAGCAAGCAACTCGGTGGGGAAATTGCCGTATGGCGTCAGTATCGGCATAGGCACCGTTGGCTATATGGTGGCGCGCCAACTGGGTTATCTGTAA
- the cpaB gene encoding Flp pilus assembly protein CpaB, producing the protein MKNVKALGLLLLAAMIGLGAAVYAAGWISKQGGIASNKVVVASTDIELGSKINPQMLSTIDWPSGSVPTGAFKEIKELQDRVVKVGVQRGEAILEGKLAPLGTQGGLSAVIAEGKRAMTVRVNDVVGVAGFALPGNYVDVVVNAQQDKGKGEEGKQISKTVLEHVLVLAVAQEAGRDDTKPKVVSAVTLELTLEDSEKLDLARSVGTLSLVLRNQIDKNTVTTTGITKNQLFGENVEKEAIPIKVAVAKPRMPHSKPALKPASSCVEVIQNGSRELNCF; encoded by the coding sequence ATGAAAAACGTCAAAGCACTCGGATTGCTCCTGCTGGCAGCAATGATCGGTCTGGGAGCCGCTGTATACGCGGCTGGATGGATATCGAAGCAAGGCGGCATCGCGTCCAATAAAGTCGTGGTGGCGTCGACGGATATCGAACTGGGCAGCAAGATCAATCCGCAGATGCTATCCACCATCGACTGGCCCAGCGGATCTGTTCCAACCGGCGCTTTCAAAGAAATCAAGGAACTGCAGGACCGTGTGGTCAAAGTCGGCGTGCAGCGCGGCGAAGCAATTCTCGAAGGCAAGCTGGCGCCTTTAGGGACACAAGGCGGGTTGTCCGCCGTGATCGCCGAGGGCAAGCGAGCAATGACCGTCAGGGTCAATGACGTGGTTGGCGTGGCCGGATTCGCGCTGCCCGGCAATTATGTCGACGTCGTGGTGAATGCGCAGCAAGACAAAGGCAAAGGCGAAGAAGGCAAGCAGATCAGCAAGACCGTCCTGGAGCATGTGCTGGTGCTGGCAGTGGCCCAGGAGGCTGGTCGCGACGACACCAAGCCCAAGGTAGTCAGCGCCGTGACCCTGGAGCTGACTTTGGAAGATTCGGAAAAGCTCGATCTGGCCCGCAGCGTCGGGACTTTGTCCCTGGTGTTGCGCAACCAGATCGACAAGAACACGGTAACAACCACAGGCATTACCAAGAACCAGTTATTTGGAGAAAATGTTGAAAAAGAAGCAATCCCGATCAAGGTTGCCGTCGCCAAACCAAGAATGCCGCACAGCAAACCGGCACTGAAACCAGCTTCGTCATGCGTCGAGGTAATCCAGAACGGCAGCCGCGAGCTCAACTGTTTTTAA
- a CDS encoding type II and III secretion system protein family protein yields the protein MNVVLQSSDGRCVIKDIIVTVDPGSLQAKLNELMPEETGIKVRGAENALVLTGQVSDAVKLDEAMNLATAYGDGKKVVNMLRIMTPQQVMLEVKIAEVSKTLLDQLGSSVNLTRSSGGGTNTFSLLSSFLSNGGGLLQALKIGKTAVNLDGQKNDGLVRVLAEPNIMAISGQQASFLSGGKIFIPVSQTNNVGIPTITLEEKEFGIGVKFMPTVLDGTRINLKMVSEVSDLSQVGSPFTTVGGVTAVLPSLTVRRADTTVQLNDGQSFAIAGLIKNNVTESIKRYPGLGEVPVLGALFRSSEFQTDQTELLFVITPHLVKPLAEVPVLPTDNHVSPGRVGVYINGNLEGSGPAPAPKAAPASDPVPPAAAAEAIPDIK from the coding sequence ATGAATGTAGTCTTGCAGAGTTCGGATGGACGCTGTGTCATCAAGGACATCATTGTTACCGTCGATCCAGGTAGCTTGCAGGCAAAGCTGAACGAGCTCATGCCTGAGGAAACCGGGATCAAAGTCAGAGGGGCAGAAAACGCACTGGTATTGACCGGTCAAGTCAGCGATGCCGTCAAGCTCGATGAAGCGATGAACCTGGCAACTGCCTACGGCGATGGCAAGAAGGTGGTTAACATGCTGCGCATCATGACTCCGCAGCAGGTCATGCTGGAAGTCAAAATCGCTGAAGTGAGCAAGACACTGCTAGATCAACTGGGATCAAGCGTCAACCTGACGCGGTCCAGCGGCGGAGGAACGAATACTTTTTCCCTGCTGTCGAGTTTCCTGAGCAATGGCGGAGGTTTGCTGCAAGCCTTGAAAATCGGCAAAACCGCAGTCAATCTCGACGGGCAGAAGAATGACGGCCTGGTACGGGTACTGGCAGAGCCAAACATCATGGCCATCAGCGGGCAACAAGCCAGCTTCCTGTCGGGCGGCAAGATTTTCATTCCGGTATCACAAACCAACAACGTAGGCATCCCCACCATTACGCTGGAAGAAAAGGAGTTCGGGATCGGCGTCAAGTTCATGCCTACCGTGCTGGACGGGACCCGGATCAACCTGAAGATGGTCTCTGAAGTGTCGGACCTGTCGCAAGTCGGTTCGCCGTTCACCACAGTCGGCGGCGTGACAGCGGTGCTGCCATCACTGACAGTGCGCCGGGCAGACACCACCGTGCAACTCAATGACGGACAAAGCTTCGCCATTGCAGGGCTGATCAAGAACAACGTCACTGAAAGCATCAAACGCTATCCCGGCTTGGGCGAAGTGCCGGTCTTGGGCGCACTGTTCAGGAGTTCCGAGTTCCAGACCGACCAGACGGAATTGCTGTTTGTGATTACGCCGCATCTGGTCAAGCCGCTCGCGGAAGTCCCTGTGCTGCCAACGGATAACCATGTTTCGCCGGGCCGCGTCGGTGTCTATATCAATGGCAACCTGGAAGGTTCCGGACCTGCTCCTGCACCGAAAGCTGCACCGGCGTCAGACCCTGTGCCCCCCGCTGCTGCTGCAGAAGCAATCCCCGATATCAAATAA
- a CDS encoding lipoprotein yields MNKLAITLLLVLTAGCSTTTPNYDTKFGDAVREAKLKMIIHPDAGKNPDQVAGMDGKAARESILQYQDTYKTPPPVVNVINIGGSLGGTK; encoded by the coding sequence ATGAACAAGCTCGCAATCACATTGTTGCTCGTCCTGACGGCCGGCTGCTCAACGACGACTCCCAACTACGACACCAAGTTCGGCGACGCCGTGCGCGAAGCCAAACTCAAGATGATCATCCATCCCGATGCTGGCAAGAATCCTGATCAGGTAGCGGGAATGGACGGCAAGGCGGCCAGGGAGAGCATCCTGCAGTATCAGGATACGTATAAGACGCCGCCACCCGTGGTCAACGTGATCAATATCGGCGGCAGCCTTGGCGGAACCAAATAA
- a CDS encoding Flp family type IVb pilin has translation MDKLLNAVNHSLRSFAQDEDGAQVVEYALIIAVVSIALVVALKALTANGGGFATFITRVTNCLTTATCT, from the coding sequence ATGGACAAGCTTCTCAACGCAGTAAATCACTCCCTCCGCTCCTTTGCGCAAGATGAGGACGGCGCCCAGGTTGTCGAATATGCCCTGATCATCGCTGTCGTATCAATCGCGCTGGTCGTGGCATTGAAGGCGCTAACAGCCAATGGCGGCGGGTTCGCGACTTTTATCACGCGCGTCACCAACTGCCTGACCACTGCCACATGCACCTGA
- a CDS encoding Flp family type IVb pilin: MFAQFLAEEDGAQVVEYALIIAVVSIALVIALNALTTGTSFSSFITRVSTCLTGGTCA, translated from the coding sequence ATGTTCGCTCAATTTCTCGCGGAGGAAGACGGCGCCCAGGTCGTTGAATATGCCCTGATCATTGCGGTGGTATCTATCGCATTGGTCATAGCGCTCAACGCACTCACCACCGGCACCAGCTTTTCCAGCTTTATCACGCGCGTATCGACTTGCCTGACCGGCGGGACCTGCGCTTGA
- a CDS encoding pilus assembly protein TadG-related protein: MGIALDLGHLFVVKTELQTAMDSCALAAAQELDGESTALTRAVSAGMTAGNLNNVNFQSATWSGQGKVVSADITFKDSGYLSTSTAANAKYAQCQHTQSSVNMWLLKAMGAFSGNGAAYPNTQNVLALAVATRASSQTTCPIPVGLKPKTGGTAPNYGFQVGEWVDMIGKGTQVNGELGWYNLDGSTSASETRAELGEPGYCGTKLGDTLGTPGTQTTVDTPWNQRFGIYKNSDPGPSVNHPDFSGYAYTSTNWTNAVPQNAWSGMPAAGSAPSAANFTTKRAAFASYDDTGSSLSGGDSITGLKLNSFKTLATPGTGGQHNLYGFSRRLVTSPVVDASSKVIDYACMFMLQPLSGPTVDVQLEFLGNAGDKASPCTTNGLAGGSAGPLVPVLVR; encoded by the coding sequence ATGGGAATCGCTTTGGACCTTGGCCACTTGTTCGTCGTCAAGACCGAATTGCAAACGGCGATGGATAGCTGTGCCCTGGCGGCAGCGCAAGAACTCGATGGCGAAAGCACTGCGTTAACCCGCGCGGTCAGCGCTGGCATGACTGCAGGCAATCTGAACAATGTCAACTTCCAGTCAGCCACCTGGAGCGGTCAAGGCAAGGTAGTCAGCGCAGATATCACTTTCAAGGATTCGGGCTATCTCTCAACCAGCACTGCGGCGAACGCCAAGTATGCACAGTGCCAGCATACGCAGTCAAGCGTCAACATGTGGTTGCTGAAAGCCATGGGCGCCTTTTCCGGCAACGGCGCGGCATATCCGAATACGCAAAATGTCCTGGCGCTGGCGGTGGCGACCCGCGCGAGCTCCCAAACCACTTGCCCGATTCCTGTCGGGCTCAAACCTAAGACCGGCGGCACTGCGCCGAATTATGGATTTCAGGTTGGCGAGTGGGTCGACATGATCGGCAAGGGGACACAGGTCAATGGCGAACTGGGCTGGTACAACCTGGACGGCTCCACGAGCGCTAGTGAAACCAGAGCGGAACTTGGCGAACCGGGATATTGCGGCACCAAACTGGGCGACACATTAGGAACGCCTGGAACACAAACCACGGTGGATACTCCGTGGAACCAGCGCTTTGGCATTTATAAGAATTCTGATCCCGGTCCCAGCGTTAATCATCCTGACTTCTCGGGTTACGCATATACATCTACCAATTGGACTAACGCAGTCCCGCAAAATGCGTGGTCGGGAATGCCTGCAGCAGGTTCAGCACCGAGTGCAGCCAACTTTACGACGAAGCGCGCGGCGTTTGCTTCCTATGACGATACAGGAAGCAGCCTGAGCGGCGGAGATAGCATTACGGGTTTGAAATTGAACAGTTTCAAGACGTTGGCCACGCCAGGCACCGGGGGACAGCACAATTTGTACGGCTTTAGCAGAAGGCTAGTGACCTCTCCAGTCGTCGATGCGTCTAGTAAGGTAATTGATTATGCATGCATGTTCATGCTGCAACCGTTAAGCGGGCCTACCGTAGACGTGCAACTAGAGTTCCTGGGCAATGCCGGCGACAAGGCCAGTCCATGTACAACCAATGGATTGGCCGGCGGTTCTGCCGGTCCGCTTGTTCCAGTTTTAGTGCGATAG
- a CDS encoding TadE/TadG family type IV pilus assembly protein, with the protein MDTRQKGVSQKGTAMVEFALILPLLLLLTFVTTEFGRAIYQYNTITKSVRDAVRYLSLQTPGTHITEAQNLVVYGNIAGTGTPLALGLSTSNVLTPTWQTAGANPLINTVTVTVSGYKFIPLYSSVFGLAFTDASGKITYSNISATMRSSI; encoded by the coding sequence ATGGATACCAGACAGAAAGGCGTCAGTCAAAAAGGCACGGCGATGGTGGAATTTGCCTTGATCCTGCCATTGCTCTTGCTACTGACTTTCGTTACGACCGAATTTGGCCGGGCAATCTACCAATACAACACGATCACCAAATCGGTACGCGATGCAGTGCGCTATCTCTCTTTGCAGACGCCGGGAACTCACATCACCGAAGCACAAAATCTGGTGGTGTACGGAAATATTGCCGGAACAGGAACGCCTCTGGCGCTTGGCCTCAGCACGTCAAACGTGTTGACGCCGACCTGGCAGACAGCCGGCGCCAATCCTTTGATTAATACGGTGACTGTGACGGTCAGCGGCTATAAGTTCATTCCGTTATATAGCAGTGTATTCGGCCTTGCGTTCACTGATGCGAGCGGCAAGATTACTTACAGCAATATCAGCGCGACCATGCGGAGCTCGATATGA